From a region of the Haloferax volcanii DS2 genome:
- a CDS encoding IS4-like element ISHvo11 family transposase translates to MGSMTYSPPDSVIVDRIQRAFPSDELRERARATNLVQRERKFDIVALFYTLSFGFAAGSDRSLQAFLERYVEMADCDELSYASFHDWFEPGFVALLREILDDAIENLDTGREDLNGRLERFRDVLIADATIVSLYQDAADIYTATGDHQAELKLHLTESLSTGLPTRFRTTDGTTHERSQLPTGEWVADALILLDLGFYDFWLFDRIDQNGGWFVSRVKDNANFEIVEELRTWRGNSIPLEGESLQAVLEDLQRQEIDVRITLSFERKRGSGASATRSFRLVGLRNKESEEYHLYLTNLARESYSAPDIAQLYRARWEVELLFKELKSRFGLDEIKTTDGYIIEALIIMAAISLMMSRVIVDELRSLEARQREGEAAADADSSASRLPRRRCSLAVERHGHLIQLYLMIELGYELPDLDELLLWASRNPNPHRQRLREQVERGEFGFDRY, encoded by the coding sequence GTGGGAAGTATGACCTACAGCCCACCGGATTCGGTCATAGTTGACCGGATTCAAAGAGCGTTTCCCTCTGATGAGTTGCGCGAGCGCGCTCGCGCAACGAATCTCGTCCAACGAGAGCGGAAATTCGACATCGTTGCGCTGTTCTACACACTCTCGTTTGGCTTCGCTGCTGGCTCAGACCGCTCTCTCCAAGCATTTCTCGAACGCTACGTCGAGATGGCTGACTGTGACGAACTCTCCTACGCATCGTTCCACGACTGGTTCGAACCAGGATTCGTTGCACTCCTTCGAGAGATTCTCGATGACGCAATCGAGAATCTCGATACCGGACGAGAAGATTTGAACGGCCGTCTCGAACGCTTTCGAGACGTCCTCATTGCTGACGCAACCATCGTTTCGCTGTACCAGGACGCCGCTGATATCTACACAGCAACCGGCGACCATCAAGCCGAACTGAAACTTCACCTCACCGAATCTCTCTCGACTGGGCTCCCGACACGATTCCGGACAACCGATGGGACGACTCATGAACGGAGTCAGCTACCCACCGGTGAGTGGGTAGCTGACGCCCTCATCTTGCTCGATTTAGGCTTCTACGACTTCTGGTTGTTCGACCGAATCGACCAGAACGGCGGGTGGTTCGTCTCCCGGGTGAAGGACAACGCGAACTTCGAGATCGTCGAAGAACTGCGAACGTGGCGAGGCAACAGCATTCCGCTGGAAGGAGAGTCGCTGCAGGCCGTCCTTGAGGACCTGCAGCGACAGGAAATCGACGTACGCATCACGCTTTCATTCGAGCGCAAACGAGGGTCGGGCGCCAGCGCGACCCGGTCGTTCCGATTGGTCGGCCTGCGTAACAAGGAGAGCGAAGAGTACCATCTGTATCTGACGAATCTGGCGAGAGAAAGCTACAGCGCGCCCGATATCGCGCAGCTCTATCGGGCGCGCTGGGAGGTCGAACTGCTGTTCAAGGAGTTGAAGTCGCGGTTCGGCTTGGACGAGATCAAGACGACCGACGGCTACATCATCGAGGCGCTGATCATCATGGCCGCAATTTCGTTGATGATGAGTCGTGTAATCGTGGATGAGTTACGGTCGCTCGAGGCAAGACAGCGAGAGGGCGAAGCCGCCGCAGACGCCGACTCGTCGGCGTCGCGGCTCCCTCGGCGTCGCTGTTCGCTCGCCGTGGAACGCCACGGTCATCTAATCCAGTTGTATCTCATGATCGAGTTGGGCTACGAACTGCCGGATTTGGACGAGCTGTTGCTGTGGGCGTCGCGTAATCCAAATCCACACAGGCAACGGTTACGTGAGCAGGTTGAACGAGGTGAGTTCGGCTTTGATCGCTACTAA
- a CDS encoding ISH3 family transposase, whose amino-acid sequence MSKTQQADDEIHEDQLLNFLVNSLDEEVALSLAENAELDAEDIYEVLVGACADGTSVSTLCERSEDAPHENSVLYHLRTKFDLETLEQVGNMLLQKDVLDVLPQQVEVCADLHLRPYYGDEDDTDGLYHSQAKRGTTAFHAYATLYARVKNKRYTLAVRRLEDGDTASSVLAEFLGILDGLDLGVKAVYLDREFYDSKCLTLLQAHNHAYVMPIVRWGRAIKRELSEGWSRVIQHSLTAKLDGHSWTVEFPVYIDCTYQNGRYDEHGVARHGYAADAPFINSPRDARYHYAKRFGIEASYRLSEQTIATTSTQNPVVRLLYVVVSLLLQNVWRYLHWEYVATPRRGGRRLWQWPFKEFINMIRRAAWTALATRRAVPANRPPDDRFHR is encoded by the coding sequence GTGTCTAAAACCCAGCAAGCAGACGATGAAATCCACGAGGACCAGCTCCTTAACTTCCTCGTCAACTCTCTTGACGAGGAAGTTGCTCTCTCACTCGCTGAAAACGCTGAACTCGATGCTGAAGACATCTACGAGGTCCTCGTCGGCGCCTGCGCCGACGGGACCTCGGTCTCAACGCTCTGTGAGAGAAGCGAAGATGCACCCCACGAAAACTCCGTTCTCTACCATCTCCGCACTAAATTCGATCTAGAAACGCTCGAACAGGTTGGCAACATGCTCCTCCAGAAAGACGTTCTCGACGTCCTTCCCCAGCAGGTGGAGGTCTGCGCAGACCTCCACCTGCGGCCCTACTACGGCGACGAAGACGATACAGACGGCCTGTATCACTCACAAGCGAAGCGTGGAACCACCGCGTTCCACGCGTACGCGACACTCTACGCGCGCGTGAAGAACAAACGCTACACGCTGGCGGTGCGCCGTCTCGAAGACGGCGACACCGCCAGCAGTGTCCTCGCAGAGTTCCTCGGTATTCTCGACGGCCTTGACCTCGGTGTCAAGGCCGTCTATCTTGACCGCGAATTCTACGACAGCAAGTGTTTGACGCTGCTTCAGGCGCACAACCACGCCTACGTCATGCCGATCGTCCGCTGGGGACGGGCGATCAAGCGAGAACTCTCGGAAGGGTGGAGTCGCGTGATTCAGCACAGTCTGACAGCGAAACTCGACGGTCACAGCTGGACCGTCGAGTTTCCCGTCTACATCGACTGTACCTACCAGAACGGACGGTACGACGAACATGGCGTGGCGCGTCACGGCTACGCCGCTGACGCGCCGTTCATCAACTCACCACGAGACGCTCGATACCACTACGCGAAACGCTTCGGTATCGAGGCGAGCTACCGACTCTCCGAGCAAACGATTGCGACGACCTCGACACAAAATCCGGTTGTACGGCTGCTGTACGTCGTGGTGAGCTTGCTGTTACAGAACGTGTGGCGGTATCTGCACTGGGAGTACGTGGCGACGCCCCGCCGAGGCGGGCGTCGCCTCTGGCAGTGGCCATTCAAGGAGTTCATCAACATGATCCGACGGGCAGCGTGGACGGCCCTCGCGACGCGTCGGGCCGTCCCCGCGAACCGGCCACCGGACGACCGGTTCCACCGGTAA
- a CDS encoding class I SAM-dependent methyltransferase: MNVPCVRVPRESGEAARRRLADAGLLDHDHEITVAEGTLYIPVVDADAVPDDLTVVDYEPPARETQTTPADLLGFEPSYERLGDIVILDEDDPDRAREIADAIVASDLKAETVVNRASKVKGELRVRDWDVLVGDSTETVHREYGHEFRLDIDTVYFSPRLATERHRVVEAIQEGEHVFDMFAGVGPFAVPAAAAGAEVVACDLNEAAVAFLRENAARNDVADRLTAIHGDVREVAADYEGWADRLIMNLPHSASGFLDTAVRLASDDCVIHLYDIQHEDDPFGPGLAAVRAAAEPAYEVEVVNEYVVRSYAPHEYNVCLDVRLTKRA; the protein is encoded by the coding sequence ATGAACGTCCCCTGCGTCCGCGTGCCCCGCGAGTCCGGCGAGGCGGCGCGCCGGCGCCTCGCCGACGCCGGCCTGCTCGACCACGACCACGAGATTACCGTCGCCGAGGGGACCCTCTACATTCCCGTCGTCGACGCCGACGCCGTTCCCGACGACCTGACGGTCGTCGACTACGAGCCACCCGCCCGCGAGACGCAGACCACGCCCGCCGACCTGCTCGGCTTCGAACCCTCGTACGAGCGACTCGGCGACATCGTCATCCTCGACGAGGACGATCCCGACCGCGCCCGCGAGATTGCCGACGCCATCGTCGCCTCCGACCTCAAGGCCGAGACGGTCGTCAACCGCGCCTCGAAGGTCAAAGGCGAACTCCGCGTCCGCGACTGGGACGTGCTCGTCGGCGACTCGACCGAGACGGTCCACCGCGAGTACGGCCACGAGTTCCGCCTCGACATCGACACCGTCTACTTCTCGCCCCGACTGGCCACCGAACGCCACCGCGTCGTCGAGGCGATTCAGGAGGGCGAACACGTCTTCGATATGTTCGCCGGCGTCGGCCCGTTCGCCGTCCCGGCCGCCGCCGCGGGCGCGGAAGTCGTCGCCTGCGACCTCAACGAGGCGGCCGTCGCGTTCCTCCGGGAGAACGCCGCGCGGAACGACGTGGCCGACCGACTCACCGCGATTCACGGCGACGTTCGCGAAGTCGCCGCCGACTACGAGGGCTGGGCCGACCGGCTCATCATGAACCTCCCCCACAGCGCCAGTGGCTTCCTCGACACCGCCGTCCGCCTCGCGAGCGACGACTGCGTGATTCACCTCTACGACATCCAACACGAGGACGACCCGTTCGGCCCGGGACTCGCCGCCGTGCGCGCCGCCGCCGAACCGGCCTACGAAGTCGAAGTCGTGAACGAGTACGTCGTCCGGTCGTACGCCCCCCACGAGTACAACGTCTGTCTCGACGTTCGCCTGACGAAGCGGGCGTGA